Below is a genomic region from Rhineura floridana isolate rRhiFlo1 chromosome 5, rRhiFlo1.hap2, whole genome shotgun sequence.
TTCACCCAACAGCGACGGAAGTGGGGGAAGCTCCACCAGTGAACTTCTGCCTGCGGTGCAGCTCTGCAAAAGCGCACGAGAAGATTCCCGAAGGAAATGTCGCTTTTCCCCTGGGCCCACGCTGTCGGGAGCCGCCTTCCACCCTCCGGAGTTGACTCACCGCCGCGCCGAGGCGCGCCACGACGACCCGCCGCTTCCCCCGTCGGCGCGCTCGGCGCTGCGCTGGCTTCTCGCTCTCGGCCCGGGGCGCCGCCCAGGAGGAGGGGAGATGGGAGTTCGCTCACTCGCTGCTGTACCGCGGCGGCTGGCCAAGCGCCTCCTCGGACCGTCCTTCCGGGCCGAGGGCTGCGcagagccagccagccaacccACCGACCGGCCGGCCGCTCTGGAGGGCGCGCGCCTGGCACCCAACGCCGCTTCGCCGCCAGCGGGGAAAGGAAAGCCGCCAGAGGAGGGCAGAGGAGTGAGGGCGGGAGGAGAGGTACCCGCCTTCCTTTCTCCACCGGGAAAGCTGGGAGAAAACTTCCCTGCCGGAGGGACGGGGCACGCTGGGAAAAGCAGCCGGAAAGCGCCTGTTGCTCTCGGGGCGGCGAGGGGAGTCCTTTTcgcacaggaggaggagggggcgccGCAGCCCCCGCGCGAGATGCCCTCCCCTTTCTGCGCCCCACAAGCTTCCTCCCTCTCCTTTGTGCCCTCCtctgccccccctcccaaaaaggTCCGCTGAACTGGGCCCTCTTCCCGCTCCCCCCCCGGGGCAGCAGGAGGGCAGAGGCTGCTGGAGAAAGGGCCCGGGTGGAGAGACCACCCCGAGGGCAAGAATGACAAAGCGCCGGAGAGCAATCCCAAAGCCGGGAGACTGCAAACCCTTCCTCTGGGGCAACAGCctaggggcaaattcagaagggccgGGTCCCTTCATGGGAGTTACAGCCACacaccccctttttttgctgctgggttgagaatgagatccttgttaatgccttcagatgcccctaggagccaataatcatgaaagggggcatgttagctactgagaagagtcgtctcagtggctgactcccctcctttgactctgactggctccaatcagcaggaaatgacaaggaaacatgttagaagactcttctcagtggctaacacactcccctttcatgctgattgcctcacaggatgctggagactttgggaccctgctcccaaaaaagtaagggatgtaAACCCCCCCCACAAGTTCCTGCGCAGCTACTCCGCTGCTCTGGGGAGGCAACTCAGCATTGACATGGTCTGGCCTGTTTCTGTCATCCTGGGGGACGCGGGGCAGGGCAGAGCCAGCGGGAACCCACACCCACACAGCTGCTCAGCCCCCCACGACCATCAGAAGAGCCGGCTGCTGGGCCAGGCCAAAGGGGTCCCATCAGAGTGCAGCAGCCTCTCCTCACAGTGCCTGGCCAGATGCCCCAGTCTGGCACACCCCAAAGCAGGAGCCCAGTGCACCACCGCCCTCCCCAGCCACCCCCAACAGCGGAGGAGGAGCACAGACATTGCGGTGAGTAGCCACTGATATATAGCC
It encodes:
- the LOC133386134 gene encoding collagen alpha-1(I) chain-like, with the translated sequence MPGVGRGRLLVPRPRGCGFGQLAAAAPPAPIDRRRLNRGSSSPNSDGSGGSSTSELLPAVQLCKSAREDSRRKCRFSPGPTLSGAAFHPPELTHRRAEARHDDPPLPPSARSALRWLLALGPGRRPGGGEMGVRSLAAVPRRLAKRLLGPSFRAEGCAEPASQPTDRPAALEGARLAPNAASPPAGKGKPPEEGRGVRAGGEVPAFLSPPGKLGENFPAGGTGHAGKSSRKAPVALGAARGVLFAQEEEGAPQPPREMPSPFCAPQASSLSFVPSSAPPPKKVR